The DNA sequence TACTTACGCCTTCTTTACCAATTAAACCGGGGATTGTTGAAGTAAAAACAAAACTAAAATCAAAAATTGGGCGACTAGTTCTTGCTAATTCAATTACATTAACACCCGGTACATTAACAATTGAAATGATAGATGACAAATTGTTCATTCATTGGATTAATGTAGAAAGTGATGATATTGATGAAGCAACTAAACAAATTGTTCAAAAATTTGAAAATTATTTGGAGGTAATCTATGGTTAATACTTTATTATATATTTCTATGATCTTTATCGGATTAGCTATTTTGTTGTCATTATGGCGTTTTATTAAAGGTGATACAACTATTGACAGGATAATATCTTTTGATGTACTTACCATTATTTCCATTGCACTAATAGTTATGATTTCGCATATAGCTGGAAGAGTAATTTATCTTGATGTTGCATTGGTTTATGGTTTACTGAGTTTTCTTGCGGTTATTATTATTGCAAGATATTTTGAAAAAGGATTATAAAAATTATTTATGGAAAATTTATTAGAAATAATAGGAGCGATAATAACTTTAATAGGCTCTATATTCTTGTTCCTTGGTTCGTTAGGGCTTGTTAGAATGCCTGATGTTTACAATAGAATTCAAACAGGAACTAAAGCATCAACTTTGGGAACAATACTTACTCTTTTTGGAATAGCTTTAATAAACACTGATTGGTTTGGGAAAATCTTTTTATTAATGGTATTTATCCTTATTACTAATCCTGTTTCATCTCATGTTCTTGCAAGAGCTGCTCACCATATTGGAATGCACTTAACCAAGAGAACTGTAGCAGATAAACTGGAAGAAGAGGAGAAAAAAAATAATATAAAAATTAATGTTAAATTATAATGTTTAAATCATCAATTTCTAATTTTTGAAAATATGACAGATACTTATATAATAATTTCCATAGCTTTAGGATTAGTTATTTTGGTAATGGCAATAGTTGCAGTATATCAAAAAAAATTATCTGTAGTAATTCTGGCTACAGGAGCAGTTAGTTTGTTTGCCTCTGTAATTTATATTTTATTAGCAGCACCTGATGTTGCAATGACAGAAGCGGCTATTGGAAGTGGTTTATCAACCGTAATTTTTTTCTATGTACTAAATAAAATACGTAAGAATAATGCTTAAAAAAGGTTTTATACTCGTAATTCTTGTTGCTTTCTCATCAATTTTTCTGGGCTTGCTTGCATTCTTTAATGGTAACTCAGAATTATCAAACTTAGGTTTGTATTATGCAAATAATGAACCTTCTGAACTTGGAGCAGCAAATCTTGTAACAGCAATAGTTGTAACTTATAGGGGTTTTGACACTTTGGGTGAAGTTGTAATTCTCTTTTTAACGGCTGCAATTATTGGATTTTTCCTTAAACTTACAAAAGAGGAAATAGATGATAATACAAGAATGAAAAGTTTATGTTCAGCAAGTGAAATTTTGCAAACTGCAGCAAAAATTTTAGTTCCTATAATTTTTCTATTTGGAACTTATATTTTCATAAATGGTCATCTTACTCCTGGTGGAGGATTTCAGGGTGGAGCTGTTATAGCTTCAGGGCTTGTACTCTTATTCCTTGCAAATCCAAACATGAAAATTAATCATCGTTTGATTTCTGTCATTGAATCTATTTCCGGATTATCCTTTGTATTTATTGGGATACTGGGAATAATACTTGCCGGTGGTTTTCTTGATAATAGAATATTTGAATTAGGAACTTTTGGAAAACTATTAAGTGCAGGGACAATTCCACTTGTTTACATCTTTGTAGGATTAAAAGTCGGTTCGGAATTATCAAGCATTGTAAGTACTTTAAACGAAACACAAAAAGAAAAATAAAATGGGTTATTTTAATATTGAATATATTAGCATAGTTACAGGTTTTCTTCTAATATTAATTGGGATTTTTGCAATCCTGACACAAAAAAATATCATTAAAATTGTTATAGGCTTTTCTCTCTTCGATACAGGTATTCACATTGTAATGGTAAGTATTGGATATATCCGCAACAGAACTGCACCAATTCTTGATTCTGCAGTTGATATTGAAGATGCAGCAAATCAAATTGTTGACCCTGTACCACAAGCTTTGGTACTAACGGCAATTGTTATCGGGCTTGGTGTAACTGCTCTTATGCTTACCTATGTTCTTAAGTTACACAAAGAGAAAAAGACATTGGAAATTCAAAATTTCAGCGACCTGAAATGGTAAAAAATTATATTTGTAAATAATAAATAAAGCAAAAACATGGTTTCACCAATACATATAATCACAATATCTCTCGGAGTTGCTTTTGCACTTGGTCTTTTTGGGAATATACCTAAAAAAGTTTTAGCTTCAATAATGCTAGTTGCTCTTGCTACAATAACTTTTATTTCAGCACAATGGGCTTATGCATTATATTTTGGAAATGTAGAAACGACTCAGGTATTTACTGCAGGTTTTAATCCTCCCTTTTCTATAAATTTAAGAATGGGAATGCATGAAGCTTTCTTTACATTACTTATTAATAATATAGGTTTGTTGGGTGGCATTTATCTTTTTAACACACTTGTTAAACAAGGACGAAATGCAATAATTGTTTTTCTTGTTTTTATAATGGGATTAAATGTAATTATTCTCACACAAGACCTTTTTAATTTATTTGTATTCCTTGAAGTTCAGAGTATTGCTACTGCAGGATTAATTGTTTTACATAAAAATAGAGATTCGATATCTTCAGGTTTTAAATATATGTTGGCAACAGGTATTATTGCAGGATTATTATTAATTGGAATTATCTTTTCTTATTATTTTACAGGTTCACTTAATCTTGCTGATATTATAAATATAAATCCAGCAATTACTAAAGGCGGTGCTATTGCGGTATTTTTAGTGCTAATATCAATTCTTCTTGAACTAAAATTATTTCCTGCCAATGGTTGGGCTTTAGATGTTTATCAAAGTGTGAAACCTGGATTTGCAGCTATTCTTTCAGCAGGTTCTGCTTCTGCAGTATTCTTTGTTTTGTACAAGTTACTTCCTATTGCTCCCGAACAGTTCTATGAAGTTATTGCTTATCTTGGAATAGTAACTTTTATTGGTTCAAATTTATTAGGAATTAGACAAAAAAATTCAAATCGTTTACTTGGATATTCTTCTATAGGTCAAATAGGATTACTAATTACAATACTTGGTTTATCACCATTCTTAGGCGAAAAAATAACTTTTATTGCTTTTGGAATTCTTATTAGTCATTATTTGGCAAAAGCCGGATTGTTTTGGCTTTCTGGAATTGTTAAGCAACAGGATATTAAAAACTGGTCGAATCTAAGGAAAAAACCTGTTTTATTGATTTTATTCGGTACTTTTATTTTTGCACTAATAGGTTTCCCTCCATTTCCATCATTCTTTGGAAAGTGGGAATTAATAATGCAACTATCTGCTACTAACATGTTTCCATGGGTAATTGCAATTTTATTAGGATCATTCATTGAAGGTATTTATCTATTCAGATGGTTAGGATATGCTATAAAATCAGATAATTCAGAGTTACCTGAATTAAAAGTTCCTATTCATAAATTTGTTTTGGTAGCAATATTTGGTGTTTTAACATACCTTGTAGGATATTTTGCAGGCACTTTTGTTGAAGGTGTTAAGTTTGCAAATTATATTCCTTTGATTTTTATTGCAGCAATTTTTCTTATTGACTTTATTCCAGCATATATTAAAAATACACTTTCTATTGCGGCAATGAGTTATTATGCCTATACGGTTCTTCCCGGACTTTATGAAAATGACTTGTTAAGGTTTATTTTCTTTTCAATATTTATCTTGGGAGGTATTTTAACACTAATTGCTGGATATTCTTACAAAGGAAAAAGACAGGGTTTTTATCCCGCTACATTAATTATGTTTGCAGGATTAGGCGGTATTATTCAAGCAGAAACATTAATTCAATTCTTTTTTGCTTGGGAATTAATGACAATAGGATCTTATATACTTATTATCAGAGGAAAAAAATCTATGCCTCACGGATATAGCTATATGTTATTTTCTGTTGGAGGTGCATATTTAATTCTTGCGGCATTTGGTTTAACAACTGCTGAATCGGGAATAACACTTCAAGCTTTAAGTGCAGTAACTTTAAATGCTAATCTTATTTTTACAATGTTAGCAATTGGATTTATGACCAAAACAGCTTCATTAGGATTACACATCTGGTTGCCGGGTGCTCATGCAGAAGCTGAATCTGATGTTTCTCCAATGGTTTCAGCTATTTTATTAAAAGCAGGAGTTTTTGGTTTATTAATTACTTTTATTGCAATGGGTGCTGAACAAGCAGGAAGCAGTAGTTTATTATATGTTCTTGGTTGGCTTGGTGCTTTAACGGCTCTTGTAGGTAATATGGCAGCAAGTTTTCAAGAAGATGCAAAACGTTTACTTGCATATTCAAGTATAGGTCAGTTAGGTTATATTTTATTTGCTTTTGCAATGGCTACTCATCTGGGATGGTTAGGTGGTTTTACATATACTTTAAACCATTTTGCTTTTAAAGCTATATTGTTCTTAACTATAGGAGGAGTTGTTTTAAGAGTTGGCACTCACAATATGTATGAAATGGGCGGATTAATTAAAAATATGCCATTTTCATTTATTGCAGTTCTTATTGGAATAATAACATTGTCAGGAGTTCCTCCTTTATCAGGATTTGCAGGTAAATGGTTATTTTATAATGCAGTTTTAATGAAAGGTTGGTATTTTCAAGGAGCAATTGTGTTTTTTGCAGGTATAGTAGCATTCCTCTATTGTTTCCGATTAATTTATGCAATCTTTTTAGGACAACTAAAAGATAATCATAGAAATGTAAAGGAAATTTCATTATGGTTTTTAATTCCGATTTATACTTTAATAATGGGAATTATGGTATTTTCTGCTAAGCCTGCTCTTATTTTACAACCAATAGGAGATTTTTTGACTACTTATTTTCCATCAAATACTCTTACATGGACAGGAACATCAGCAACTACAAGCTTAGGTTACTGGGATGGAAATTGGGTGATGATTATTGTTGGAATAATGTTCATGATAGTTTTAGGTTGGTTAATAGCTACTAATGCCAAAGCCAGAAAAGTTGGACAGTTTGATATTGTGTATGCAGGTGAAAAACCATTCAGACCTGAAACAACTCACATGGCACATAATTTATATGCTGGATACAACAAGGCTCTCGGTTTTATAGTATTACCATACATTACAGATTTTTGGAATTGGATGTCAGAATCCATTCATGCAATAGCTGATTTCTTTAGAAGAATATATTCCGGTAACGGACAAACTTATGTTCTTCATATAATTTTATATATAATCATTACTTATTTTATTATTTTTTAAAATAATTTAGAATAGAAAGATATGGATAACATAGTAACAAAACTTTTATTTACACTCTTAGGATTATTTATTGTCCTTAATTGGGGTTTATTAATGGGAGCTACAATGCGAAAAATTGTTGCACGTGTTGCAGGAAGATACGGTATCCCTTTTTATCAACCATGGATTGATTTGGTTAAATTATATACCTTGCGTACATCTATCACTCATGGGATAATGTTTTATCTTGGACCTGTATTCAGGCTTGGTGGTGGATTAGGTATGTTCTTATTTCTCCCATTAATTTTTGGTTCAGAATATTTTAGCAATTTTTCATGGTCAGGTGATTTAGTTCTTATTTTATATTTCCAGTTTTTTGGAATGCTAGGTATGGCACTTGGAGCAGGAGAGGGTGGACATCCTAATTCTGCAATTGGAATTAGCAGGGGTTTGGCACAATTTACAACTGTTGAAATTCCAATGACACTTGCTGTTATTTCAATAGCTATTCAATATCAAACTCTTTCAATTACTGAAATTGTTGCTGCTCAGCAAGGTGGGGTTTTTAACTGGACATTATTTACTAATCCTTTTGCAACTGTTGCTGCAATGCTAGCACTACTTGGAGCATTTAGGCATGCTCCTTTTAATCTTGTTAAAGCACCAAATGAAATTCCAATTGGACCTCCAACAGAGTATCATTCTTCATTCCTTGGAGTTTTAAGAACTAATAATGCGATATTACATGTGGTAGAAGCTGTGTTATTTATGAATCTATTTTTTGGTGGAGCAACAAACTGGTTTG is a window from the Bacteroidota bacterium genome containing:
- a CDS encoding monovalent cation/H+ antiporter complex subunit F, translated to MVNTLLYISMIFIGLAILLSLWRFIKGDTTIDRIISFDVLTIISIALIVMISHIAGRVIYLDVALVYGLLSFLAVIIIARYFEKGL
- the mnhG gene encoding monovalent cation/H(+) antiporter subunit G, with the translated sequence MENLLEIIGAIITLIGSIFLFLGSLGLVRMPDVYNRIQTGTKASTLGTILTLFGIALINTDWFGKIFLLMVFILITNPVSSHVLARAAHHIGMHLTKRTVADKLEEEEKKNNIKINVKL
- a CDS encoding hydrogenase subunit MbhD domain-containing protein, producing MTDTYIIISIALGLVILVMAIVAVYQKKLSVVILATGAVSLFASVIYILLAAPDVAMTEAAIGSGLSTVIFFYVLNKIRKNNA
- the mbhE gene encoding hydrogen gas-evolving membrane-bound hydrogenase subunit E yields the protein MLKKGFILVILVAFSSIFLGLLAFFNGNSELSNLGLYYANNEPSELGAANLVTAIVVTYRGFDTLGEVVILFLTAAIIGFFLKLTKEEIDDNTRMKSLCSASEILQTAAKILVPIIFLFGTYIFINGHLTPGGGFQGGAVIASGLVLLFLANPNMKINHRLISVIESISGLSFVFIGILGIILAGGFLDNRIFELGTFGKLLSAGTIPLVYIFVGLKVGSELSSIVSTLNETQKEK
- a CDS encoding NADH-quinone oxidoreductase subunit K yields the protein MGYFNIEYISIVTGFLLILIGIFAILTQKNIIKIVIGFSLFDTGIHIVMVSIGYIRNRTAPILDSAVDIEDAANQIVDPVPQALVLTAIVIGLGVTALMLTYVLKLHKEKKTLEIQNFSDLKW
- a CDS encoding proton-conducting transporter membrane subunit, which encodes MVSPIHIITISLGVAFALGLFGNIPKKVLASIMLVALATITFISAQWAYALYFGNVETTQVFTAGFNPPFSINLRMGMHEAFFTLLINNIGLLGGIYLFNTLVKQGRNAIIVFLVFIMGLNVIILTQDLFNLFVFLEVQSIATAGLIVLHKNRDSISSGFKYMLATGIIAGLLLIGIIFSYYFTGSLNLADIININPAITKGGAIAVFLVLISILLELKLFPANGWALDVYQSVKPGFAAILSAGSASAVFFVLYKLLPIAPEQFYEVIAYLGIVTFIGSNLLGIRQKNSNRLLGYSSIGQIGLLITILGLSPFLGEKITFIAFGILISHYLAKAGLFWLSGIVKQQDIKNWSNLRKKPVLLILFGTFIFALIGFPPFPSFFGKWELIMQLSATNMFPWVIAILLGSFIEGIYLFRWLGYAIKSDNSELPELKVPIHKFVLVAIFGVLTYLVGYFAGTFVEGVKFANYIPLIFIAAIFLIDFIPAYIKNTLSIAAMSYYAYTVLPGLYENDLLRFIFFSIFILGGILTLIAGYSYKGKRQGFYPATLIMFAGLGGIIQAETLIQFFFAWELMTIGSYILIIRGKKSMPHGYSYMLFSVGGAYLILAAFGLTTAESGITLQALSAVTLNANLIFTMLAIGFMTKTASLGLHIWLPGAHAEAESDVSPMVSAILLKAGVFGLLITFIAMGAEQAGSSSLLYVLGWLGALTALVGNMAASFQEDAKRLLAYSSIGQLGYILFAFAMATHLGWLGGFTYTLNHFAFKAILFLTIGGVVLRVGTHNMYEMGGLIKNMPFSFIAVLIGIITLSGVPPLSGFAGKWLFYNAVLMKGWYFQGAIVFFAGIVAFLYCFRLIYAIFLGQLKDNHRNVKEISLWFLIPIYTLIMGIMVFSAKPALILQPIGDFLTTYFPSNTLTWTGTSATTSLGYWDGNWVMIIVGIMFMIVLGWLIATNAKARKVGQFDIVYAGEKPFRPETTHMAHNLYAGYNKALGFIVLPYITDFWNWMSESIHAIADFFRRIYSGNGQTYVLHIILYIIITYFIIF
- a CDS encoding NADH-quinone oxidoreductase subunit H, whose protein sequence is MDNIVTKLLFTLLGLFIVLNWGLLMGATMRKIVARVAGRYGIPFYQPWIDLVKLYTLRTSITHGIMFYLGPVFRLGGGLGMFLFLPLIFGSEYFSNFSWSGDLVLILYFQFFGMLGMALGAGEGGHPNSAIGISRGLAQFTTVEIPMTLAVISIAIQYQTLSITEIVAAQQGGVFNWTLFTNPFATVAAMLALLGAFRHAPFNLVKAPNEIPIGPPTEYHSSFLGVLRTNNAILHVVEAVLFMNLFFGGATNWFELILKTFLIYFWSVFVGVVSPRFRIEQSVVWFLKVPLVIGIIAIIIFI